The following are from one region of the Prionailurus bengalensis isolate Pbe53 chromosome A2, Fcat_Pben_1.1_paternal_pri, whole genome shotgun sequence genome:
- the GGCT gene encoding gamma-glutamylcyclotransferase, whose amino-acid sequence MANSGCEDLRGQEGESFLYFAYGSNLLTERIHLRNPSAVFCCVARLQDFKLDFGNSQGKTSETWHGGIATIFQSPGDEVWGVVWKMNKSNLSSLDEQEGVKSGTYVPIEVNVYTQEGKEITCRSYQMKNYESAPPSPQYKKVICLGAKENGLPLEYQKKLNAIEPNDYKGEVSEEIEDIIKKGETKTH is encoded by the exons ATGGCGAATTCGGGCTGTGAGGACCTCCGGGGCCAGGAGGGGGAGAGTTTTCTGTACTTCGCCTACGGTAGCAATCTGCTGACCGAGCGGATCCACCTCCGAAACCCATCAGCCGTGTTCTGCTGCGTGGCCCGCCTGCAG GATTTTAAGCTTGACTTTGGCAATTCCCAAGGCAAAACAAGTGAAACTTGGCATGGAGGTATAGCCACCATTTTTCAAAGTCCTGGCGATGAAGTATGGGGAGTAGtatggaaaatgaacaaaagcaatTTAAGTTCTCTGGATGA GCAAGAAGGAGTTAAAAGTGGAACATATGTCCCAATAGAAGTTAATGTTTATactcaagaaggaaaagaaataacttgTCGAAGTTATCAGATGAAAAATTATGAGAGTGCTCCCCCATCTCCCCAGTATAAAAAG GTCATTTGCCTAGGTGCAAAAGAAAATGGTTTGCCACTGGAGTATCAGAAGAAGTTAAATGCAATAGAACCAAATGACTACAAAGGAGAAGTCTCagaagaaattgaagacattatcaaaaagggagaaacaaaaacTCACTAG